The proteins below are encoded in one region of Chloroflexota bacterium:
- a CDS encoding PQQ-binding-like beta-propeller repeat protein, with amino-acid sequence MLTACGPPPRPDPLPPYPSKPLPPPRVEQPAPLLWAYQQTSGGREWLWSKPAVANGVIYIGSADRHVYALNANTGNLRWRYAAEAEVWTSPEVEDGVVYVGSEDDYIYAIDADTGALHWRYLTGDDVYSSPQVADGVLYAGSLDSYVYALDAASGELRWRYLTGGGVASSPTVEEGVVYIGSWDGYLYALDAVRGERFWRFLTDSYVSAPPMVVDGAVYVSTWDGHLYALEATTGELIWRVHLAGGLAAAPAAAGGELYVGSRDGYVYALDAQDGALLWRFQTGGEVRTTPVVVDGVIHFGSHDNIVYALDAATGKVRWSFQTGDEVWSSPAMVDGVVYVGSNDGYVYALNAATGERQWRYLTGKADYNPPAVGDGVIYLSSGADHVYALNVATRGVVWTFQTGGVVRSPTKADNGSVYALSQDGHIYALADKTGKLLWRYQTESNVDSSPAASDSAVYVGSLDGHVYALEASTGELRWRFLTGDGVWSTPAVADDSVYAVSQDGFMYALDSASGEPLWRFQAGYFLQSSPAVAGGMVYVGSDDGYVYGIDAASGELNWRFETDGEVSSSPTVEDGAVYVGSDAGYMYALDAATGELIWSTETGEFVLHPPVVEGGVVHVGANAPLLYALNAETGKLQWRLEMSGSMQATPVVIAGRMYVSTENGLVYALQTSDYRPPPQPTGELLWRFETDSNVLGSAEVADGVVYVGSYDDHLYALDAASGALIWRFQTGAIVLSSPVVAEGSIFFGSYDSYVYALDAETGEIRWRFLTRAGIWSSPAVSDGVVFVGSEDTYIYALDAISGKRLWRFKTEDRVWSSPTVADGVVYVGSNDGHLYALNAVDGELRWRLQANSQVSSSPVVFEGTVYVGSGDGYVYALDAVTGDVRWRFFVGGYISSTPAVADGMVFIGSERSPVYALDAATGELRWYFRTRRRVRSSPAVAEGVLYIGSDDGGIYALESATGELLWRYSTTWEVVSSPTVADGVVYVGSNDGYVYALKARLGD; translated from the coding sequence ATGTTGACTGCTTGCGGCCCTCCGCCCCGGCCTGATCCACTGCCACCTTATCCTTCTAAACCTTTGCCGCCCCCGCGAGTTGAGCAACCTGCTCCTCTGCTATGGGCTTACCAGCAGACTAGCGGCGGGAGAGAGTGGTTGTGGTCCAAACCAGCAGTGGCAAATGGCGTGATCTACATTGGCTCTGCTGACCGCCACGTGTATGCCCTGAACGCTAATACTGGCAACCTTCGGTGGCGATATGCTGCAGAAGCTGAGGTATGGACATCTCCAGAGGTGGAGGATGGCGTGGTTTACGTCGGCTCCGAGGATGACTACATTTATGCCATCGATGCTGACACTGGCGCACTCCACTGGCGCTATCTGACTGGTGACGATGTGTACTCATCTCCGCAAGTTGCAGACGGCGTTCTTTATGCCGGTTCCTTGGATAGCTACGTGTATGCGCTTGATGCCGCTAGCGGTGAACTCCGCTGGCGCTATCTGACCGGTGGCGGAGTTGCTTCCTCTCCAACTGTAGAAGAAGGTGTCGTCTACATCGGCTCTTGGGATGGATACTTATATGCGCTTGATGCCGTCAGGGGTGAACGATTCTGGCGCTTCTTGACAGACAGTTATGTGTCTGCACCCCCGATGGTGGTGGACGGCGCGGTCTACGTTAGTACCTGGGATGGCCATCTGTATGCATTGGAAGCTACCACTGGAGAACTGATTTGGCGCGTACATCTAGCTGGTGGTTTAGCTGCTGCCCCAGCAGCGGCTGGGGGCGAGCTCTATGTCGGGTCTCGCGATGGTTATGTTTATGCGCTCGACGCTCAAGACGGTGCGCTCCTCTGGCGCTTCCAGACGGGTGGTGAAGTGCGTACAACTCCTGTGGTGGTTGACGGAGTCATTCACTTCGGCTCACACGACAACATAGTCTATGCATTGGATGCAGCCACCGGCAAAGTGCGCTGGAGCTTCCAGACGGGGGATGAGGTGTGGTCTTCGCCCGCAATGGTTGACGGTGTAGTTTATGTAGGGTCAAACGATGGGTACGTCTACGCTCTGAATGCTGCTACCGGCGAAAGACAATGGCGTTACCTGACAGGAAAGGCAGACTACAATCCGCCAGCGGTGGGTGACGGCGTCATTTACCTCAGCTCAGGCGCCGACCACGTATATGCACTAAATGTTGCTACCAGAGGAGTGGTGTGGACGTTCCAAACCGGAGGCGTGGTGCGGTCTCCCACAAAAGCAGACAATGGCTCGGTCTACGCCCTCTCTCAAGATGGCCATATCTATGCGCTTGCAGATAAGACCGGAAAACTCCTCTGGCGCTATCAAACTGAAAGCAACGTAGATTCCTCTCCGGCAGCGAGCGACAGTGCCGTCTATGTTGGCTCACTCGACGGGCACGTATACGCTCTGGAGGCCTCGACGGGAGAACTACGCTGGCGATTCCTGACAGGCGACGGTGTATGGTCTACGCCGGCGGTGGCTGATGACTCAGTTTACGCCGTCTCCCAGGACGGATTCATGTATGCGCTTGATTCCGCGAGCGGCGAACCTCTTTGGCGTTTCCAAGCCGGCTACTTCTTGCAGTCTTCACCTGCCGTGGCTGGAGGTATGGTGTACGTGGGCTCTGATGATGGCTACGTCTACGGGATTGATGCCGCTTCCGGCGAACTTAACTGGCGTTTCGAGACGGACGGAGAAGTAAGCAGTTCCCCAACTGTGGAGGATGGCGCGGTCTATGTCGGTTCGGATGCTGGCTACATGTATGCCCTAGACGCAGCCACCGGAGAATTGATCTGGAGCACTGAGACCGGTGAATTCGTCCTTCATCCCCCGGTGGTGGAAGGAGGGGTAGTTCACGTTGGTGCGAACGCCCCCCTTTTGTATGCGCTCAATGCTGAGACCGGAAAACTGCAATGGCGCCTTGAAATGAGTGGTTCGATGCAAGCGACGCCGGTGGTCATTGCAGGCAGAATGTACGTGAGTACCGAGAATGGTCTTGTGTACGCCCTGCAAACGTCAGATTACAGACCTCCGCCTCAGCCGACTGGCGAACTGCTATGGCGCTTTGAGACGGACAGCAATGTTCTTGGTTCTGCGGAAGTGGCCGACGGTGTGGTCTACGTCGGCTCCTATGACGACCACCTTTACGCACTGGATGCTGCTAGTGGCGCACTGATTTGGCGCTTTCAGACCGGCGCAATTGTACTCTCTTCCCCAGTGGTGGCTGAGGGATCGATCTTCTTCGGCTCATATGACTCCTATGTATACGCGCTAGACGCTGAGACTGGAGAAATCCGATGGCGATTTCTGACGCGCGCGGGAATCTGGTCCTCTCCCGCGGTAAGTGATGGTGTGGTCTTTGTTGGCTCGGAGGACACCTACATTTATGCATTGGATGCCATTTCCGGCAAACGCCTTTGGCGCTTCAAAACTGAAGACCGAGTTTGGTCATCTCCAACTGTGGCTGACGGTGTGGTTTACGTGGGCTCAAATGACGGTCATCTCTACGCGCTCAATGCGGTTGACGGAGAATTGCGCTGGCGCCTTCAAGCGAACTCCCAAGTGTCTTCTTCCCCAGTGGTTTTCGAGGGAACGGTCTACGTGGGGTCAGGCGATGGCTACGTCTATGCGCTGGATGCAGTGACTGGAGATGTACGGTGGCGGTTCTTCGTAGGCGGATACATTTCATCAACCCCGGCGGTGGCTGATGGCATGGTATTTATTGGCTCAGAACGCAGCCCCGTGTATGCACTGGACGCCGCCACCGGCGAATTGCGGTGGTACTTTCGGACCAGGAGAAGGGTGCGCTCCTCTCCTGCAGTGGCGGAAGGTGTGCTATACATCGGCTCAGATGATGGGGGCATCTACGCTTTGGAATCAGCTACCGGCGAACTCTTGTGGCGCTACTCGACCACTTGGGAAGTGGTTTCCTCCCCGACAGTCGCTGATGGCGTCGTATACGTCGGCTCAAATGATGGCTACGTGTATGCGCTGAAGGCACGGCTTGGGGATTGA
- a CDS encoding PQQ-binding-like beta-propeller repeat protein — translation MVRGVVYAGSDTGFVHALDAENGELLWSSTVQSAVQSSPVVIDGKVYVSTEYGFVYVLLASG, via the coding sequence ATGGTACGTGGCGTGGTCTACGCTGGGTCGGACACTGGCTTCGTGCACGCGCTGGATGCCGAGAACGGGGAGTTACTCTGGAGTTCGACAGTCCAAAGTGCCGTGCAGTCCTCACCCGTAGTGATTGACGGAAAGGTCTACGTTAGCACAGAATATGGATTCGTCTACGTGCTGCTTGCCTCTGGATAA
- a CDS encoding ABC transporter ATP-binding protein: MAEAAQPTSSNDDRPLLQVEGLRKHFPAATSRFRRNERFIHAVDDVNFTLGRGESLGLVGESGCGKTTTGKMLVRLIDPTDGHVIFDDGTGEPTDIATLRGKPLKDFRKHAQMIFQDPYESMNPRRTIFDTIAEPLQVQDIGTLVDRIDRVTEMLALVGLTPPRAFLFRFPHELSGGQRQRVAIARALIVEPSFVVADEPTSMLDVSVRTGVMRLMADLAAGLGIGYLYITHDLAVARYMCSRIAVMYLGKIVEIGDTEEILKHPQHPYTQALLSAVPVPDPTVARAPVKIKGGIATLVNPPAQCRFYPRCPIADDFCETHDHPPLERKGQVQEVACYKA, translated from the coding sequence ATGGCTGAGGCCGCACAACCGACTTCCTCCAATGACGATCGCCCCTTGCTTCAGGTCGAAGGCCTGCGCAAGCATTTCCCGGCCGCTACCTCACGCTTCCGGCGCAACGAGCGCTTCATTCACGCGGTAGACGACGTCAACTTTACGCTTGGGAGAGGTGAAAGCCTGGGGCTGGTCGGTGAGTCCGGATGCGGTAAGACGACCACCGGCAAGATGCTGGTGCGCCTGATCGACCCCACCGACGGACACGTGATCTTCGACGACGGTACAGGGGAACCGACGGACATCGCGACGTTGCGCGGCAAGCCGCTGAAGGATTTCAGAAAACACGCGCAGATGATCTTTCAGGACCCCTACGAGTCTATGAACCCCCGGCGCACGATCTTCGATACCATCGCCGAGCCCTTGCAGGTGCAAGACATCGGCACGCTGGTGGACCGCATCGACCGCGTTACGGAGATGCTCGCGCTCGTCGGTCTCACACCGCCGCGCGCGTTTCTTTTTCGCTTCCCACACGAACTCTCCGGCGGGCAGCGCCAACGCGTCGCCATCGCCAGGGCGCTGATTGTCGAACCGTCATTCGTCGTGGCCGACGAGCCGACCTCGATGCTGGATGTCTCCGTGCGGACCGGCGTGATGCGTCTCATGGCAGACTTGGCAGCCGGATTGGGGATCGGCTACCTCTACATCACCCACGATCTGGCGGTGGCCCGCTACATGTGCAGCCGTATCGCGGTGATGTATCTGGGGAAGATCGTCGAAATCGGCGACACGGAGGAGATCCTGAAGCACCCGCAGCACCCCTATACCCAGGCGCTCCTCTCAGCGGTGCCGGTGCCCGATCCGACGGTCGCGCGTGCTCCGGTCAAGATCAAGGGCGGCATCGCCACGTTGGTAAACCCCCCGGCTCAATGCCGCTTTTACCCACGCTGCCCCATAGCCGACGACTTCTGCGAAACCCACGACCACCCACCCCTGGAACGCAAAGGCCAAGTGCAAGAAGTAGCTTGCTACAAGGCATAG
- a CDS encoding ABC transporter ATP-binding protein, with protein MSGSPLLAVEDLTMHYQTRAGEVCAVDGVSLSLERGQSLGLVGESGCGKSSLALALLRLQPDNAQILRGKVLLDGVDLVSLSDEEMRKYRWNRIAMVFQSAMNALDPVYRVGDQIIEALEQHTSSARQEMVERVGELYDLVNLNHSFIQRYPHEYSGGMKQRAIIAMALACEPDLIIADEPTTALDVIVQDHILREFGNIRKELNMSMLYISHDMAVIAEVSDVVAVMYAGKIVEYGTAEEVFTRPIHPYTRALMSAFPSVTGEKHDLATLGGEPPNPLDLPTGCHFHPRCPFATDVCAEQEPPRVRRGDQWADCWNPPED; from the coding sequence ATGAGCGGTTCCCCTCTGCTGGCCGTTGAAGACCTCACGATGCACTACCAAACGCGTGCGGGCGAGGTGTGCGCGGTTGACGGTGTTTCGCTCTCGTTGGAGAGAGGGCAGTCGCTGGGACTGGTGGGTGAATCCGGCTGCGGCAAGTCGTCTCTCGCCCTGGCACTCTTAAGACTCCAGCCGGACAATGCCCAGATATTGCGCGGCAAGGTCCTGCTGGACGGCGTGGACCTGGTGTCGCTCTCCGATGAAGAGATGCGGAAGTATCGGTGGAACCGTATTGCCATGGTTTTTCAGTCCGCTATGAACGCCCTGGACCCGGTGTACCGGGTCGGCGACCAGATCATCGAGGCGCTTGAGCAGCACACCTCATCCGCTCGGCAGGAGATGGTCGAGCGCGTGGGCGAATTATACGATCTCGTGAACCTCAATCACAGTTTCATTCAGCGCTATCCGCACGAGTACAGCGGCGGCATGAAACAGCGCGCCATCATCGCCATGGCGCTGGCGTGTGAACCGGACCTCATCATTGCCGACGAGCCAACTACCGCGCTGGACGTCATCGTGCAGGACCACATTCTGCGCGAGTTTGGCAATATCCGCAAAGAGCTCAACATGAGCATGCTTTACATTTCCCACGATATGGCCGTCATTGCCGAGGTGAGCGACGTCGTTGCCGTGATGTATGCGGGCAAGATTGTCGAGTACGGCACGGCGGAGGAGGTCTTTACCAGACCCATACATCCCTACACGCGGGCGTTGATGTCGGCGTTCCCAAGCGTGACCGGTGAGAAACACGATCTCGCCACGCTGGGCGGCGAGCCGCCGAATCCTCTGGACTTGCCAACCGGCTGCCACTTCCATCCCCGCTGCCCGTTCGCGACTGACGTGTGCGCCGAGCAGGAGCCGCCCAGAGTTCGTCGCGGCGACCAATGGGCCGACTGCTGGAATCCACCGGAGGACTAG
- a CDS encoding ABC transporter permease translates to MAVDVAPQSAAPSLRKVRLTLAMRSLRENWSLFLGTRIGVIGLVIIVFYLGLALTHPILMNTVWEERVYDPVVGYAFDETRQPAPPSRSHLLGTDPLGRDVLSQLMHSARTEFLLGLLAAVVTVTIGTTVGAIAAYYGGIIDTILMRFADLMVMMPGISILIVLSALIGVEHFELALIIGILSGFGGASILLKSQALSVVVKPYIEAARAAGGGPLHIIFIHIVPNLLPLSFLYMMFTVTGAIFSEAILSFLGLLDVRMSWGLMIHTTEAAGYLLQVGQYWWLIFPASLSITLLCTSFYLVGRAMDEIVNPRLRRL, encoded by the coding sequence GTGGCTGTAGACGTTGCTCCCCAAAGCGCAGCGCCTTCGCTCCGGAAGGTGCGGCTCACCCTGGCCATGCGGAGCCTGCGCGAGAACTGGTCGCTCTTTCTCGGCACGCGCATTGGCGTAATCGGCCTCGTGATCATCGTCTTCTATCTCGGTCTCGCCCTGACCCATCCGATTCTCATGAACACCGTCTGGGAGGAGCGCGTCTACGATCCCGTAGTCGGATATGCATTTGACGAGACCCGCCAACCCGCGCCGCCCAGCCGCAGCCATCTGCTTGGCACTGATCCCCTGGGGCGGGATGTCCTCAGCCAACTCATGCACAGCGCGCGGACCGAATTCCTGCTTGGTCTGCTTGCCGCTGTCGTCACGGTCACCATCGGCACGACTGTCGGGGCGATTGCCGCCTACTACGGCGGCATCATTGACACGATATTGATGCGATTCGCCGACCTCATGGTCATGATGCCGGGAATCAGTATCCTCATCGTCCTGAGCGCATTGATTGGCGTAGAGCACTTCGAATTGGCGCTCATCATCGGCATCCTCTCCGGATTCGGCGGCGCCAGCATTCTGCTGAAGTCCCAGGCGCTTTCCGTGGTTGTAAAGCCGTATATCGAAGCCGCTCGCGCCGCCGGCGGCGGCCCGTTGCATATTATCTTCATTCACATTGTCCCCAACCTCCTGCCGTTGTCGTTCCTCTACATGATGTTCACGGTCACCGGCGCGATCTTTTCGGAAGCGATCTTGAGCTTCTTGGGCCTCTTGGACGTACGCATGAGTTGGGGCCTCATGATTCACACCACCGAAGCGGCGGGCTATCTGTTGCAAGTCGGCCAATACTGGTGGCTCATATTCCCGGCCAGTCTCTCCATCACGCTGCTTTGCACGTCCTTCTACTTGGTAGGACGGGCGATGGATGAAATCGTCAACCCGAGGTTGCGGCGCCTATGA
- a CDS encoding ABC transporter permease, with amino-acid sequence MASYLLSRTIQILLTLFAFICIVFFIVNAQPGDISNVYAMNPELPPDARERLQNQFGLNQPLWKQFLVYVRNVFTGSFGVSFTHYPRSVADVIMERLPRTVALFFTATVFSFYLGFLLGKIIAWKRGGWTEYATTIGGVTLYTVFTPWFALMMIWLFAFKAGWFPIGKFLDPVLWRDAPIEANTLFGRMMLTALALSIVVFVVFVITTRLRIAGARLIQLGSIIVSVGAMVGVWRLTGHGYLAWDIVNHMVLPVLTLTLISFAGTMLLTRNSMLETMREDFVLAARAKGLPEKAVRDKHVARNALLPVVTSLVFSLAFAVDGGVIIESVFSWPGMGQTLVSAAVAEDLPLAVGAFVFVGIFVLLAHLAVDVIYVFLDPRIRY; translated from the coding sequence ATGGCTTCCTATCTGCTCAGCAGGACTATTCAGATACTGCTGACGCTATTCGCCTTTATTTGCATTGTCTTCTTCATCGTTAACGCGCAGCCGGGCGATATCAGCAACGTCTACGCGATGAATCCGGAGCTGCCGCCGGATGCTCGGGAGCGGCTGCAGAACCAATTTGGGCTGAATCAGCCCCTTTGGAAGCAGTTCCTCGTCTATGTCAGGAATGTCTTTACCGGCAGCTTCGGCGTTTCCTTCACCCACTACCCCCGTAGCGTCGCCGATGTCATCATGGAACGCCTGCCGCGCACGGTGGCGCTCTTCTTTACGGCCACGGTCTTTTCCTTCTATCTGGGGTTCTTGCTGGGAAAGATCATTGCTTGGAAGCGGGGCGGCTGGACCGAGTACGCCACCACCATTGGCGGCGTGACGCTTTATACGGTCTTCACGCCCTGGTTCGCGCTTATGATGATCTGGCTCTTTGCCTTCAAGGCGGGGTGGTTCCCCATCGGCAAGTTCCTCGACCCCGTGCTGTGGCGGGACGCGCCGATCGAGGCGAATACGCTGTTCGGCCGCATGATGCTCACGGCGCTGGCGCTTTCCATCGTCGTATTCGTCGTCTTCGTCATCACGACGCGGCTCCGTATTGCGGGGGCGCGGCTCATCCAACTTGGCAGCATTATCGTGAGTGTGGGTGCGATGGTCGGAGTCTGGCGGCTGACTGGGCACGGCTATCTCGCCTGGGACATCGTCAATCACATGGTCTTGCCGGTGCTTACCCTGACCCTAATCAGCTTTGCCGGCACCATGCTGCTCACGCGCAACAGCATGCTGGAGACGATGCGCGAGGACTTTGTGCTGGCGGCCCGCGCCAAGGGCCTGCCGGAAAAAGCTGTGCGCGATAAGCACGTGGCGCGCAACGCTTTGCTGCCGGTGGTGACCAGCCTCGTATTTAGCTTGGCGTTTGCCGTGGACGGCGGCGTCATCATCGAGTCGGTCTTCTCGTGGCCCGGCATGGGACAGACGCTGGTGTCGGCGGCCGTAGCGGAAGACCTGCCCCTGGCGGTGGGCGCGTTCGTCTTCGTAGGCATATTTGTCCTGCTCGCCCACCTGGCGGTGGACGTGATTTACGTCTTCTTGGACCCAAGGATCAGGTACTAG
- a CDS encoding ABC transporter substrate-binding protein, giving the protein MFRSMWIRAAVFLVAILAAVALASCAQEPPAAEPEAAVAEEAVEAPEEMAPQVYRMGIFEEPISRNYWNYYGGPGGSVWTQYVLGGWTSTLYGYSDQTFEWVPGLAADFPTDLAKETVDGTEFWTTEVPIRPGIMWSDGEELTADDIIFTAHTVLDLGISGNFGAVVDPAFLDRIEAIDSHRIKVFFKATDAEGNPQTPGLSVWQFGLAFMPIMPEHYWAPVVEEAKKAGEPEAQIEALMAHVPENDPTLGGFTFGKWEPGAFFENSRADNYYATGSVITRYASGVLQEVNERLGYTATYFGEAGGDKELEYTVGPHVESTLFSIYGNQDAAILALTKGDIDYVFNPLGLEKGFRERIQAAGDLEIVSNLDNGMFYLGFNVRKEPMSIREFRQAVAIMIDKEFVTQTVLQGAAIPAYSMVPSGNAAWFNADTPSLGQGLDRSERLQQAVELLKSAGFTYEEEPEMSEDGNFVAKAGKGLKMPDGSDVPALTIIAPSAGYDPLRATFAIWIERWLTDIGIPVRANLTGFNVIVGVLFSETVGDDLDMWILGWSLSLFPDYLETFFNGRHAPENEGGYNWGGYANEDYDSISFSLLSETTIEGARDKVFQLQEFLAEDLPYVTLFTIPKLDSYRPASIQFPYTEVLGGIEGVNGMQQSVVIK; this is encoded by the coding sequence GTGTTTAGATCAATGTGGATCAGGGCGGCCGTTTTCTTGGTCGCTATTCTCGCGGCGGTGGCGCTGGCGTCGTGCGCGCAGGAGCCTCCTGCTGCCGAGCCGGAAGCGGCGGTGGCTGAGGAGGCCGTGGAAGCGCCTGAGGAGATGGCACCGCAGGTCTACCGCATGGGCATCTTCGAGGAGCCCATTTCGCGCAATTACTGGAACTACTACGGCGGCCCCGGCGGCTCAGTCTGGACGCAGTACGTCCTGGGCGGCTGGACCAGTACGCTGTATGGCTATTCGGACCAGACTTTCGAGTGGGTCCCCGGCTTGGCGGCTGACTTCCCGACGGACTTGGCGAAAGAGACCGTCGACGGCACAGAATTCTGGACCACCGAGGTGCCCATACGACCGGGCATCATGTGGAGCGACGGCGAGGAACTCACGGCAGACGACATCATCTTCACCGCGCACACCGTGCTCGATTTGGGCATTAGCGGCAACTTTGGCGCAGTGGTGGACCCGGCCTTCCTCGATCGCATCGAAGCCATCGACAGCCATCGGATCAAGGTCTTCTTCAAAGCAACCGATGCCGAGGGCAATCCGCAGACACCCGGCCTGAGCGTGTGGCAATTCGGCCTCGCTTTCATGCCGATTATGCCGGAGCACTACTGGGCTCCCGTGGTTGAAGAGGCCAAGAAGGCCGGCGAGCCGGAAGCGCAGATCGAGGCGCTCATGGCGCACGTGCCCGAGAACGATCCCACCCTGGGCGGCTTCACGTTCGGCAAGTGGGAACCGGGCGCATTCTTCGAGAATTCCCGGGCCGACAATTACTACGCCACCGGCTCCGTTATCACACGGTACGCCAGCGGCGTCTTGCAGGAGGTCAACGAGCGGCTGGGCTACACCGCCACGTACTTCGGTGAGGCCGGCGGTGACAAGGAGCTGGAGTATACGGTCGGTCCGCACGTGGAATCCACGCTTTTCAGCATCTATGGCAACCAGGATGCCGCCATTTTGGCCCTGACCAAGGGCGACATCGATTATGTCTTCAACCCCCTGGGGCTGGAGAAGGGTTTCCGCGAGCGCATCCAAGCGGCGGGCGACCTGGAAATCGTCAGCAACCTGGATAACGGCATGTTCTACCTGGGGTTCAACGTGCGCAAGGAGCCTATGAGCATCCGCGAATTCCGGCAAGCGGTGGCGATCATGATCGATAAGGAGTTCGTCACCCAGACCGTGCTGCAGGGCGCGGCCATACCTGCGTACTCCATGGTGCCGTCCGGCAACGCGGCGTGGTTCAACGCCGATACGCCCAGCCTCGGCCAAGGCCTGGACAGAAGCGAGCGGCTGCAGCAGGCCGTGGAACTGCTCAAGAGCGCCGGCTTTACCTATGAGGAAGAGCCGGAGATGAGCGAAGACGGCAACTTCGTCGCCAAGGCGGGCAAAGGCCTGAAAATGCCCGACGGTTCCGACGTACCGGCTTTGACAATCATCGCTCCGAGCGCCGGATATGACCCGCTGCGGGCCACGTTCGCCATCTGGATCGAGCGTTGGTTGACCGACATCGGCATTCCGGTGCGCGCCAACCTGACCGGTTTCAACGTCATCGTGGGCGTGCTCTTCAGCGAGACCGTGGGCGATGATCTGGACATGTGGATTCTGGGCTGGAGCTTGAGCCTCTTCCCAGACTACCTGGAAACCTTCTTCAACGGCCGCCACGCGCCGGAGAACGAGGGTGGTTACAACTGGGGCGGTTACGCCAACGAGGATTACGACTCAATCTCGTTTAGCCTGCTCTCTGAGACTACCATCGAGGGCGCGCGTGATAAGGTCTTCCAGTTGCAAGAATTCCTTGCCGAAGACCTGCCCTACGTGACGCTGTTCACCATTCCCAAGCTGGACTCGTATCGGCCTGCCAGTATCCAGTTCCCCTACACGGAGGTGCTGGGTGGCATTGAGGGTGTGAACGGCATGCAGCAATCAGTAGTCATCAAGTAG